One genomic segment of Deinococcus reticulitermitis includes these proteins:
- a CDS encoding type II toxin-antitoxin system Phd/YefM family antitoxin produces the protein MATYRSWKLETAKAQLSEVVRDAERGKPQLITRRGEPVAVVISAREYALKEQSGWDVFARAPQVEEFEPVRPSGPGRALPEF, from the coding sequence ATGGCGACCTACCGGAGCTGGAAACTGGAAACGGCGAAGGCGCAGCTTTCGGAAGTGGTGCGCGACGCCGAGCGCGGGAAGCCGCAACTGATTACCCGGCGCGGCGAGCCTGTCGCCGTCGTGATTTCGGCCCGCGAATACGCCTTGAAGGAGCAGAGCGGCTGGGACGTGTTCGCCAGAGCGCCCCAGGTGGAGGAATTTGAGCCCGTGCGTCCCAGCGGACCA